A window from Solanum stenotomum isolate F172 chromosome 5, ASM1918654v1, whole genome shotgun sequence encodes these proteins:
- the LOC125865645 gene encoding cytochrome P450 98A3-like, whose protein sequence is MAFPLVLSLSIFIIFLCYKLYNRLTAKLPPGPWPWPVIGNLFSITPMRFRCFAEWAQIYGPIFSFYLGSQLNVVVNNAELAKEVLKDNDQNLANRFRTKPLDSVSKNGMDLIWADYGPHYVKVRKLCNLELFTQKRLEALRPIREVEVTAMVENIFKDTTKPGNDSKTMTLRGYLGLVSFNNITRLTFGKRFINSKGEVDEQGEELKAIVTDGIRISGKPNLGEFVPWLRWVFKDDNEALESQDRRLNKFTRLIMEEHTIAREKSGETKHHFVDALLTLQKEYDLSDDSIISLFWDMVQAGTDTIAITVEWAMAELVRNPRVQQKVQEELDRVIGSDRTVNETDISNLSYLQHVVKESLRLHPPTPLMLPHMAGNNVKVGGYNIPKDSIVHVNVWALGRDPKIWKEPLQFWPERFMEDDVDMKGHDYKFLPFGAGRRICPGMNLAINLVTSMLAHLLHHFVWSLPNGVEVKDVDMMESPGTVTYMQTPLHVVATPRLPLNLYTHIDRVNI, encoded by the exons ATGGCTTTTCCTTTAGTACTCTCTCTATCaatatttatcatctttttATGTTACAAACTCTACAACCGGCTCACGGCCAAACTGCCTCCGGGTCCTTGGCCGTGGCCGGTCATTGGAAACCTCTTCAGCATAACGCCGATGAGGTTCCGATGCTTTGCTGAATGGGCCCAAATTTATGGGccgattttttctttttaccttGGGTCACAACTAAACGTGGTGGTGAATAATGCGGAACTTGCTAAAGAAGTTCTTAAAGATAATGATCAAAATTTGGCCAATAGGTTTAGAACAAAACCTCTTGATAGTGTGAGTAAAAATGGGATGGATTTGATATGGGCTGATTATGGACCTCATTATGTGAAAGTAAGAAAGCTTTGTAATCTtgaactttttactcaaaagaGACTTGAAGCTCTTAGGCCAATTAGAGAAGTTGAAGTTACTGCCAtggttgaaaatattttcaaggaTACCACTAAGCCTG GTAACGATAGTAAAACAATGACGCTAAGGGGCTACTTGGGATTAGTGTCATTCAACAACATAACAAGGCTAACATTTGGGAAGAGATTTATAAACTCAAAAGGTGAAGTTGATGAACAAGGTGAAGAGCTCAAAGCCATTGTAACAGATGGGATAAGAATTTCAGGAAAACCTAATTTGGGAGAATTTGTACCATGGCTACGTTGGGTATTTAAAGATGACAATGAAGCTCTTGAGTCACAAGATAGACGTTTGAATAAATTTACAAGACTTATAATGGAAGAACACACAATTGCTAGAGAAAAATCTGGAGAAACCAAACATCATTTTGTTGATGCTTTGCTTACCCTTCAAAAGGAGTATGATCTTAGCGATGACTCTATTATTAGCCTTTTTTGG gATATGGTACAAGCAGGGACTGACACAATAGCCATAACAGTTGAATGGGCTATGGCAGAACTGGTAAGGAATCCAAGAGTTCAACAAAAGGTTCAAGAGGAGCTAGATCGAGTTATTGGATCAGATCGAACCGTAAACGAAACCGATATCTCTAATCTCTCCTATCTACAACATGTAGTCAAAGAATCACTAAGGTTGCACCCTCCAACTCCCCTAATGTTGCCACACATGGCAGGTAACAATGTCAAAGTGGGTGGTTACAACATTCCTAAAGATTCAATTGTACATGTTAATGTTTGGGCCTTAGGTCGTGATCCAAAAATTTGGAAAGAGCCATTGCAATTTTGGCCAGAAAGATTTATGGAAGATGATGTTGATATGAAGGGACATGACTATAAGTTTTTACCATTTGGTGCTGGTAGACGTATATGTCCAGGAATGAACCTTGCAATTAATTTGGTTACGTCTATGTTAGCTCATTTGTTGCACCATTTTGTTTGGTCACTGCCTAATGGTGTTGAGGTTAAAGATGTTGATATGATGGAGAGTCCTGGCACAGTAACATACATGCAAACTCCACTACATGTTGTTGCTACTCCTAGGTTACCTTTAAACCTATACACACATATTGATCGAGTGAACatataa